The window CACAGTGGGGGCCGCGACCCTGCCCCTGTCCGACTTCCTGGCACGCGGCGGAACCCGCCCCGCCCCCGCACGCGTACCGCTCGCCGCCGAGGCGCCCGAGCGCGCACCCGCCTCGATGACGCGCGCCCGCGGCCGCACGGCCACGGGCTGAGCCGCGCGACGGCCGAGGCCGGGTGCCGCCCCGGGGGAGAGGCGCGGCCTACGCGGAGTCCCGTACCACCAGGACCGGTTCGAAGACGACGGAGGTGACGGGGCGGTCGGGTGCCGCCAGCCGGTCCAGCAGCAGCCCGGCCATCTCGGCCGCCATGTCCTCGACGGGCTGACGGACCGTCGTGAGCGGCGGCCTGCACGCGACGGCGGCGCTGCTGTCGTCGAAACCGATCACCGCGACGTCCTCCGGGACCCGCCTGCCGTGATCCCGCAGCACATGGCAGGCTCCCGTCGCCATGAGGTCGTTGCCGGCGAACACCCCGTCCAGGTCGGGGTGTTCGGCGAGCAGCCGCTCCATGGCGGCCTCGCCGCTCTCCTGGGTGAACTGCCCCTCGACGGCGGGCGCGGAGGCGTGGCCGTGGCGCTCCATCGTCTCCCGGAACCCCGCGAGCCGTTCCTGGGCCGCGAGTACGTTGAGCGGCCCGCTGATGGCCGCGATCCTGCGGCAGCCGCGTGCCAGCAGATGGTCCGTCGCGAGCCGGGCGCCGTCCCGATGGGCCAGATCCACATAGCTCATGCCCACCGGCCGGGCGGGGCGCGCGTACAGCACCGCGGACAGCCCCGCGTCCGCGATCAGCGCCGGCAGCGGGTCCTGTGCGTGCGTCGACACGACCAGCGCACCGTCCGCACGGCCCTGCCGCAGGTACGCCACCACCTCCTCCCTGGCGTGCGAGGTCTCGGCGAACATCAGCACCGGGTGCATCCCCCGCGGCCGGAGGTAGTTGACGACTCCCGTCACGACCCTGCCGAAGAACGGGTCGGCGAACACCTGGGCCGTGAAGGAGCCCTCCGGAGCGGGTACGGCCCCGTCCTCGTCCGGTTCGGTTCCCGCGCCCGACACCACCAGGGCGACGGCGTCCGTACGCCGGGTGACCAGGGAGCGGGCCGCGCGGTTGGGCGCGTAACCGGTGACCGACACCGCCTGCCGCACCGCCTCCTGGATGACCGGATCGACGTTGCGCACGCCGTTGACGACCCGCGAGACCGTGGCGCGCGAGACGCCGGCGGCCCTCGCGACGTCCTCCAGGGTGGGCGCGGCACCGGTCGGCCGCAGAGCATCCGTCATGGGCGCATTTATAGCACCGAGCGGACGCCCGGATAGAGCGCTCTCCGGCACGGGGGCGTGTCCGTCACGACCTCGCGATCCCGGCCGGCCGAGGGGTCGTGCGCCGGGGCGCATGCGGGGCGGGTATCCGGGTTTCGCTTGTCACCAGCCTTTGCCTGCCCATACGTTGGCCGCTTGCGACGTGTCCTACTGCCAGTGGGGGAGCCTGATCATGGCCGCGAACGGACGGCACCGCAGATACCAGCCCAGCCGCATCAACCGTGCCTCGCTCACGGTGACGGCGGGAGGAGCGGGCATCGCGCTCCCGCTGCTCACCGCCGCTTCGGCCGGCGCCGCTTCCACCGATGTGTGGGAGAAGGTGGCCGCCTGCGAGGCGACCGGCAACTGGCACATCAACACGGGCAACGGCTACTACGGGGGACTGCAGTTCACCCGGTCGACCTGGGCCGCCTACGGCGGCACGGCCTACGCCCCCCGGGCCGATCTCGCCACCAAGGACCAGCAGATCGCCATCGCGGAGAAGGTCCTCGACGGGCAGGGCCCGGGCGCCTGGCCCACGTGTTCCGTCAGCGCGGGACTGAAGCGGGGCGGCGACGCCCCCGACGTCCACCCTCAGTCGCGTCCCGGCGCCGACCGCGTCGGGACCGCGCGCGACAAGGCCGCCGGAACGGCGAAGGACGCCGCCCGGGACGCGGCGGCCAAGGCGTCGCCGACGTCCGTGCCCGGCAAGCGTGACTCGTACACGGTGGCGCAGGGGGACTCCCTCTCCGGCATAGCCGCCGAGAAGCGCGTACAGGGCGGCTGGCAGCGCCTGTACGCGGCCAACCGCGCGGTGGTCGGCTCCGATCCCGACCTGATCCTCCCGGGCCAGCGCCTGTCCCTCGACGCCGCCGGGACGGCGAGGACCGCTCCGAAGCCGGCCACGGCAGCCCCTCAGCGGAAGGCCGCGGCGGAGAAGGCGGCACCGAGGCAGAAGGCCGGCGGGAAGGCGGCGCCCGGGAGCACTGCTCCGAAGGCCGTGCGGAAGAACGCTCCGGAGCCGGCCGCGCGCAGCGAGAAGAAGACGGCCCGGCAGCACTCCGGCCTGACCGCCCCCGTGACCGCGAGGACCGGGACCCCCTACCACCAGGCGGGTTCGTGGTCGAGCGGCTACCACACGGGCGTGGACTTCCCCGTTCCCACCGGCACCTCGGTGAAGGCCGTCGCCTCGGGCACGGTCGTCTCGGCCGGCTGGGCGGGCGCGTACGGCTACGAGATCGTCATCCGGCACGGCGACGGCAGGTACAGCCAGTACGCCCACCTCTCCTCGCTCCACGTCCGCGCCGGTCAGCAGGTGGGCGGTGGCCAGCGGATCGCACGCTCGGGTTCCACCGGCAACAGCACCGGGCCGCACCTGCACTTCGAGATCCGTACCGGCCCCGGCTACGGATCCGACGTCGACCCCCTCGCCTACCTCAGGGCCGGCGGCGTCAGCGTCTGAACGGCCCCCGCCGGGTCCGCTAAGTCGCCCCGGCGGGACCGGCCACCGGCGGCGGGCCGCCGCCCGGTGAACTCGACGCGTCCGCTGCCGTGGTCCAGGGGGAGGGTCAACGGCAGGGAGAGGGCGGTGGGTGCCGGAAAGGGGTCGGGCAGATGCGTGCCCGATCGAGCCGACGGCTTCGCCGGTTCCGGCAGCTTGACCGCGGGAGGCGCACCGGCCTCCTCCGCCTCGACGGCCGTGGGCTCCGGAGCGCGGGTGCCGGTCTCCGCGGGCTCCGGGTCACGCGTTCCGGTCTCCGCCGACGCCCGGGTCCGGGTGTCGGCGGTCTCCGCCGCGCGCCCCTCCCGGCCCACCCGCTCCGTGGTCAGCAGCACCAGACCGGACGCGGCGAGCGCCCCGCAGAGCAGCGCGAGCAGGGTCCCCGTCAGGCCGTAGCGGAACTGCTCCCCGAACAGGGTGATGCCGACCACCGCGGCGACCACCGGGTTGACCACCGTGACCGTGGCGAGCGGGGCCGCGAGCCCCGCGCCCCGGTAGGCCGCCTGCGAGAGCAGCAGTCCCGCGGCGGCGAGCACCGCGATCACCAGCAGGGTCGGCAGTCCCGAACGCACCGAACCCGAGGTCCACTCCACCGCCACGGTCTTCGTGAACACCGACGCCATGCCGAAGGCGATCCCCGCACCGGTCGCCAGCACCACGCTGCGGAACATCGGCCGGTGCAGCGCCTTCGCCGCGATGAGCACCACCACCACGGCTCCCGCGGTCGCCGCCGCCAGCATGAACTGCTCCGGCCCCGCCAGCGAATGGGACCCCGCGCTCCCCGTCAGTGCCAGCAGTCCGGCCAGACCGACCGTGGCCATCACCGCACCCCGCCATGCCGTGCGGCCCGCCCTCCGGTGCACGAAGACCGCGGCCATCGGCAGCGCGAAGACGATCGTGAGCGCGCCGAGGGGCTGTACGAGGCTGAGCGGTCCGTACGCCAGTGCCACCACGTGCAGGAGCGCCCCGACGCCGTTGAGTCCCACGGCCACCCACCACGCGCGGTTGCGCAACGGTGCGTACGGACGGCTGCCGCCGGCCGAGGCCACGCGCTCCTGGACGATCGCGCCGGCCGCGTAGGCGACCGCGGAGACCAGTGACAACAGCACGGAAAGCGCGAGGGAACTCATGTACACCACGATGTCCCGTCGGAGCCGCCGCGTCGTCGTCCCTGAGGCGGCGATTCGGCGTACTGCTCCAGTAGTACGTACATCACTCCTGGGTCCTCCTCTCGACGGTAGTCCTCCTGGCCCGAGGGCTCAGAAGTTCCCGCGTGAGGTGACGCCGTGCGGCCGACCTGTGACGCAAAGTTGCTGAAATATGGGCAAATCGCCCCGGCCTGGAGCGAGGGGCGTTCGGAAGGGCGGCGCGAGAGCGCTCAGGTACTGAGCTGGAACTCGGCGCGGATGCGCTTGCCCACCGGCACGCGCTCGGCGGTCAGCCGGTCGCAGAGCGCGACGACGATCTCCATGCCGTGACCGCCCAGGCGGCCGGGATCGGGGGAGTAGAGGACCGGGAGCGCCGTGCTGGTGTCGTAGACCGTGACGCTGATGCGCCGGGCGTTCCCCTCGAGCTCCAGCAGGTAGGGGCCGTGGCTGTAGCGGTCCGCGTTGGTGATCAGCTCGCTGACCGCCAGCATCAGGTCGCTTCGCGTGTGCTCACCGAGAACGGCGAGCCACTCCGACACGAGCCGCCCCAGGAAGCGCTCGGCCAGTGCGCGGGCCTGTGCGATGCAACCCGGCTCGCCGTCGAACACCTCGGCGGTGAGCAGAACCTCGGAGGACGGTGACCCCTGACAGGCGTCGTCCGGCCGTGAAATGGCCTGTTCGTTCATGTGCTCCAGCCAGGCGCCGCAGGGGAGGTCAGGGACCTCTTCTCGCCGTTCGTCTACCCGCGTCGAGAGATCCCACTCCGGGGGATCTCTCCAGATCTTACGCACGCGGCGGGAGCCGTACCACGCTCACGAAGAAGTCGTCGATCTGGCGCACCGCGCCGATGAACTGCTCCAGGTCGACCGGCTTGGTGACATAGGCGTTGGCGTGCAGTTTGTAGCTGCGCAGGATGTCCTCCTCCGCCGAGGACGTGGTGAGGACCACAACCGGGATCAGGGCGAGTTCGGGGTCCGTCTTGATCCGCTCGAGCACCTGCCTGCCGTCGTAGCGCGGCAGGTTGAGGTCGAGGAGCACCAGGTCCGGGCGCGGGGCGTCGGCGTACTCGCCCTGGCGGT is drawn from Streptomyces sp. NBC_00178 and contains these coding sequences:
- a CDS encoding transglycosylase family protein, which translates into the protein MAANGRHRRYQPSRINRASLTVTAGGAGIALPLLTAASAGAASTDVWEKVAACEATGNWHINTGNGYYGGLQFTRSTWAAYGGTAYAPRADLATKDQQIAIAEKVLDGQGPGAWPTCSVSAGLKRGGDAPDVHPQSRPGADRVGTARDKAAGTAKDAARDAAAKASPTSVPGKRDSYTVAQGDSLSGIAAEKRVQGGWQRLYAANRAVVGSDPDLILPGQRLSLDAAGTARTAPKPATAAPQRKAAAEKAAPRQKAGGKAAPGSTAPKAVRKNAPEPAARSEKKTARQHSGLTAPVTARTGTPYHQAGSWSSGYHTGVDFPVPTGTSVKAVASGTVVSAGWAGAYGYEIVIRHGDGRYSQYAHLSSLHVRAGQQVGGGQRIARSGSTGNSTGPHLHFEIRTGPGYGSDVDPLAYLRAGGVSV
- a CDS encoding DMT family transporter, which encodes MSSLALSVLLSLVSAVAYAAGAIVQERVASAGGSRPYAPLRNRAWWVAVGLNGVGALLHVVALAYGPLSLVQPLGALTIVFALPMAAVFVHRRAGRTAWRGAVMATVGLAGLLALTGSAGSHSLAGPEQFMLAAATAGAVVVVLIAAKALHRPMFRSVVLATGAGIAFGMASVFTKTVAVEWTSGSVRSGLPTLLVIAVLAAAGLLLSQAAYRGAGLAAPLATVTVVNPVVAAVVGITLFGEQFRYGLTGTLLALLCGALAASGLVLLTTERVGREGRAAETADTRTRASAETGTRDPEPAETGTRAPEPTAVEAEEAGAPPAVKLPEPAKPSARSGTHLPDPFPAPTALSLPLTLPLDHGSGRVEFTGRRPAAGGRSRRGDLADPAGAVQTLTPPALR
- a CDS encoding response regulator gives rise to the protein MNDAVKPIEVLLVEDDPGDELMTREAFEDNKIRNTLHVVRDGQEALDFLYRQGEYADAPRPDLVLLDLNLPRYDGRQVLERIKTDPELALIPVVVLTTSSAEEDILRSYKLHANAYVTKPVDLEQFIGAVRQIDDFFVSVVRLPPRA
- a CDS encoding ATP-binding protein, translated to MNEQAISRPDDACQGSPSSEVLLTAEVFDGEPGCIAQARALAERFLGRLVSEWLAVLGEHTRSDLMLAVSELITNADRYSHGPYLLELEGNARRISVTVYDTSTALPVLYSPDPGRLGGHGMEIVVALCDRLTAERVPVGKRIRAEFQLST
- a CDS encoding LacI family DNA-binding transcriptional regulator; this encodes MTDALRPTGAAPTLEDVARAAGVSRATVSRVVNGVRNVDPVIQEAVRQAVSVTGYAPNRAARSLVTRRTDAVALVVSGAGTEPDEDGAVPAPEGSFTAQVFADPFFGRVVTGVVNYLRPRGMHPVLMFAETSHAREEVVAYLRQGRADGALVVSTHAQDPLPALIADAGLSAVLYARPARPVGMSYVDLAHRDGARLATDHLLARGCRRIAAISGPLNVLAAQERLAGFRETMERHGHASAPAVEGQFTQESGEAAMERLLAEHPDLDGVFAGNDLMATGACHVLRDHGRRVPEDVAVIGFDDSSAAVACRPPLTTVRQPVEDMAAEMAGLLLDRLAAPDRPVTSVVFEPVLVVRDSA